The proteins below come from a single Chrysoperla carnea chromosome 1, inChrCarn1.1, whole genome shotgun sequence genomic window:
- the LOC123305665 gene encoding uncharacterized protein LOC123305665: protein MEFQFLLLLCFISYSTGLKCYSCTQSGSSDDQICLKNPGAASESAIIKCNKKYCITFRQELIDPPGLATFSRGCEDTPVFLNKDVTDEVYKTYYRACTKSLCNNGTGKEPIFGNGFGGDIGTEGIIYVKGIGTNSANTTKLSFIMVFICSLLMFYI, encoded by the exons ATGGAATTTCAATTTCTTCTTCTATTGTGTTTTATTAGCTACTCAACAG gtttaaaatgttattcgtGTACACAAAGTGGTTCTTCggatgatcaaatttgcttaaaaaaccCTGGTGCAGCTTCCGAATCGGCTATTATTAaatgcaacaaaaaatattgcatCACATTTCGACAAGAACTTATT gatccTCCCGGATTGGCTACATTTTCTCGAGGATGTGAAGACACTCCagtctttttaaataaagatgtaACAGATGAAGTTTATAAGACTTATTATAGAGCATGTACAAAATCTCTGTGCAACAATGGTACAGGAAAAGAACCTATTTTTGGTAACGGATTTGGGGGTGATATTGGTACTGAAGGTATAATCTACGTAAAAGGTATTGGCACTAATTCTGCAAATACAACGAAGTTATCTTTTATTATGGTTTTTATTTGTTCGCTgttaatgttttacatttaa